From a single Corynebacterium kroppenstedtii DSM 44385 genomic region:
- the lysS gene encoding lysine--tRNA ligase produces the protein MSKATKNQDVPEQVKVRKAKRERLLSEGTAPYPVDVERTHTLKQIRDAFVVDEDKAGTTEQRADGTVRRYLGIGDETDTEVAVAGRVIFMRNTGKLCFATLQEGDGTQLQAMLSLAEVGEDALKRWKSDVDMGDFVSIRGRVVSSRRGELSVFASTWTLASKALRPLPVSFADMNEDTRIRYRYTDLIMRDDARRMMITRVTVVRAVREYLQGLGFLEVETPMLQTLHGGAAARPFVTHSNALDMDLYLRIAPELYLKRCVVGGIEKVFEVNRNFRNEGIDSSHSPEFAMLETYQAYATYDDNAASTQGLIQHCARAVNKLVHDNWDPEQDPDSLVVTLADGSTYDFGGEWPKLDMYDSLNEALQRKFPGQPEVTIHSTVDELKAIADTIGVEPGTGWGHGKFVEEIWEELCADQLDGPVFVRNFPVETSPLTRDHRSKPGVTEKWDLYVRGFELATGYSELIDPVIQRQRFEDQARLAAGGDDEAMVLDEDFLQAMEQGMPPTAGTGMGIDRLLMALTGLGIRETVLFPLVKPER, from the coding sequence GTGAGTAAAGCGACGAAAAACCAGGATGTCCCAGAGCAAGTTAAAGTTCGCAAGGCAAAAAGGGAGCGGTTGCTCTCCGAGGGAACTGCGCCGTACCCAGTCGACGTCGAGCGCACCCACACGCTGAAACAAATTCGCGACGCCTTCGTCGTCGATGAAGACAAAGCAGGGACCACCGAACAACGTGCCGACGGGACCGTTCGTCGTTATTTAGGTATCGGTGATGAGACGGACACCGAGGTGGCCGTGGCCGGGCGCGTGATTTTCATGCGCAATACCGGCAAGCTGTGTTTCGCCACGCTGCAAGAGGGGGATGGGACGCAGCTGCAGGCGATGCTGTCGCTCGCTGAGGTCGGGGAGGACGCTCTCAAACGCTGGAAGTCCGACGTCGATATGGGCGACTTCGTGTCCATTCGTGGCCGTGTGGTGTCGTCGCGCCGCGGCGAACTGTCGGTGTTCGCGTCGACCTGGACATTGGCGTCGAAGGCGCTGCGCCCCCTGCCCGTGTCCTTCGCCGACATGAATGAGGACACCCGCATCCGCTACCGCTACACCGATCTGATTATGCGTGACGACGCCCGCCGCATGATGATCACCCGCGTGACTGTTGTGCGTGCTGTGCGTGAATACCTCCAGGGCCTGGGGTTCCTCGAGGTCGAGACTCCCATGCTGCAGACGTTGCATGGTGGGGCGGCCGCGCGCCCGTTCGTGACGCATTCCAACGCTCTGGATATGGACCTCTACCTGCGCATTGCGCCGGAGCTGTACCTCAAGCGCTGCGTCGTCGGCGGTATTGAGAAGGTTTTCGAAGTCAACAGGAATTTCCGGAACGAGGGGATCGACTCCTCCCACAGCCCGGAGTTCGCCATGTTGGAAACCTATCAGGCCTACGCGACGTATGACGATAACGCCGCCTCGACGCAGGGCCTGATCCAGCACTGTGCGCGCGCCGTCAACAAGCTGGTGCATGATAACTGGGACCCGGAGCAGGACCCGGATTCGCTGGTCGTCACTCTTGCCGACGGTTCCACTTATGATTTTGGCGGTGAGTGGCCGAAGCTGGACATGTACGACAGCTTGAACGAGGCTTTGCAGCGCAAGTTCCCCGGCCAGCCCGAGGTGACCATTCATTCGACGGTCGACGAATTGAAGGCGATCGCGGACACGATTGGTGTGGAACCGGGCACAGGATGGGGCCACGGGAAATTCGTCGAGGAAATCTGGGAAGAGCTGTGCGCTGACCAACTGGATGGGCCGGTGTTCGTCCGTAACTTCCCGGTCGAGACGTCGCCGTTGACGCGTGATCACCGGTCGAAGCCCGGTGTGACCGAGAAGTGGGATCTGTATGTCCGAGGTTTCGAATTGGCGACGGGCTACTCCGAGTTGATTGATCCCGTGATCCAGCGTCAGCGCTTTGAGGATCAGGCCCGTTTAGCTGCTGGCGGCGATGACGAAGCCATGGTCTTGGACGAGGACTTCCTCCAGGCGATGGAGCAGGGGATGCCCCCGACGGCGGGAACCGGAATGGGTATTGACCGCTTGCTGATGGCATTAACCGGGTTGGGGATTCGGGAAACCGTGCTGTTCCCCTTGGTGAAGCCGGAGCGGTAA
- a CDS encoding acyl-CoA dehydrogenase family protein, which yields MSSTNERDNGSGSAAGPRDDAAKSRGKNSDGNDSTVGKNSIKRDAMGTAMRLLTRVTGSDFAAKYGLNERIDRITYESTKTGMKSLGAATREFKRVTSGQSPIRLPFLGLGDDKKIGDEKPDAEAEEKAAESKKIVWDLTPDEDQEMIVETIKDFAEKRISPAAHDADEAAAVSEDLRKEALGLGISMVNVPEEFEGIATGSNLTTNFLVTEALAHADPGIALSVMAPAGVAATLTAYGSDEQQRTYLPAFAGEDIPISAVSVAEPQPLFDPFSLSTTARREGDDVVIEGVKALVPDAGNCELFVVATMLDDAPTLVIVESDADGVVVEPDPSMGLRAAGLGRLLLNDVRVPASNILGGTDRSAEDRESDYRNIIRRSRLGWAALAVGACSAVLDYVKPYVNERQAFGEPISHRQAVAFAVANIRIELDGMRLVALRGCSRADQGLTFHREAALARDLAAEKGMAIGSDGVQLLGGHGYTKEHPVERWYRDLRAIGVAEGTIVL from the coding sequence ATGTCTTCAACGAATGAACGCGACAATGGCTCTGGCTCCGCGGCAGGCCCCCGCGACGACGCTGCGAAATCCCGCGGCAAGAACTCTGACGGCAACGACTCGACCGTCGGGAAAAATAGCATTAAGCGGGACGCGATGGGCACGGCGATGCGCCTGTTGACGCGGGTGACTGGCTCCGATTTCGCCGCGAAGTATGGCCTCAATGAACGCATTGACCGCATTACCTATGAGTCGACGAAGACAGGCATGAAGTCTCTCGGCGCGGCCACCCGCGAATTTAAGCGGGTCACCAGCGGGCAGTCCCCGATCCGCCTCCCGTTCCTCGGCTTGGGCGATGATAAGAAGATTGGCGACGAAAAACCCGACGCCGAGGCCGAGGAAAAGGCTGCGGAATCCAAGAAGATCGTGTGGGACCTCACGCCCGACGAGGACCAGGAGATGATCGTCGAGACGATTAAGGATTTCGCTGAGAAGCGCATTAGCCCCGCGGCCCACGACGCCGACGAAGCGGCAGCCGTTTCCGAGGATCTCCGCAAAGAGGCGCTTGGCCTGGGCATTTCCATGGTGAACGTGCCGGAGGAGTTCGAGGGGATCGCCACCGGGTCCAACCTCACGACGAATTTCCTCGTCACGGAGGCGCTAGCCCACGCGGATCCGGGCATTGCCCTCTCCGTGATGGCCCCGGCCGGTGTCGCCGCGACCTTGACTGCGTACGGCTCTGATGAGCAGCAGCGGACGTATTTGCCAGCGTTCGCGGGCGAGGATATTCCGATCTCCGCGGTGTCCGTCGCCGAGCCTCAGCCGCTGTTCGATCCTTTCTCCTTGTCGACGACTGCTCGCCGCGAGGGCGATGACGTAGTGATCGAGGGCGTCAAAGCCCTGGTTCCCGACGCCGGTAATTGCGAACTATTCGTCGTCGCTACCATGCTTGACGACGCTCCGACGCTGGTCATCGTCGAATCTGATGCTGATGGTGTCGTGGTGGAGCCTGATCCGAGCATGGGGTTGCGCGCGGCAGGACTGGGACGGCTGCTCTTGAACGACGTGCGTGTTCCCGCGTCGAACATTCTTGGTGGGACGGATCGCTCTGCCGAGGACAGGGAGAGCGACTACCGGAACATTATTCGGCGGTCCCGGTTGGGCTGGGCTGCGTTGGCTGTGGGGGCATGTTCGGCGGTGCTGGACTATGTGAAGCCGTACGTCAACGAGCGTCAGGCGTTTGGTGAGCCGATTTCTCACCGTCAGGCGGTGGCGTTCGCGGTGGCGAATATCCGCATTGAACTCGACGGCATGCGTTTGGTCGCGCTGCGCGGTTGTTCCCGCGCGGACCAGGGGCTGACGTTCCACCGCGAGGCCGCCCTTGCCCGTGACTTGGCGGCCGAGAAGGGCATGGCGATCGGGTCAGACGGAGTCCAGTTGCTGGGTGGTCATGGTTATACCAAGGAGCATCCCGTGGAGCGGTGGTACAGGGATTTGCGTGCAATCGGCGTCGCTGAAGGAACGATCGTTCTGTAA